One Tolypothrix bouteillei VB521301 DNA window includes the following coding sequences:
- a CDS encoding DUF1822 family protein — translation MTSVELEPIGVPLGKDAHRWAEMFASEQATPQKGKQVYLNTLAVCAVHSYLKWLMVETDLTSGDSWEPGLRAIFNVADLVVPNVGTLECRPVLPGEIAFELPMEVTENRIGYVAVQFSDRLDSVQLLGFARATTADESLETVQLSQLQPLEALIETIFPVHSNEVVSSRMKSEQFFVNLRQWFEGIFNQDWQPAELALAGNFRHMTPATNFVSRVKEIYLVDRPLRLVVQVTPQETDSVDIRLRLYPGKNGNYLPENLQLVLFDEVGSACMEAQSKKTDSWMELEFSCQQNEMFSVKVVLEGTSLTEKFIV, via the coding sequence ATGACTAGCGTAGAATTAGAACCGATTGGTGTTCCTCTGGGTAAAGATGCTCATCGTTGGGCTGAGATGTTTGCCTCAGAACAAGCGACACCCCAAAAAGGCAAACAAGTCTATCTCAATACTTTAGCTGTGTGTGCCGTTCACAGTTATTTAAAATGGTTGATGGTGGAAACCGACCTTACCAGTGGTGACAGTTGGGAACCGGGTTTGCGGGCAATTTTTAATGTTGCGGATTTAGTTGTCCCCAATGTAGGAACATTGGAATGTCGTCCGGTGCTACCTGGTGAGATTGCTTTTGAGTTACCAATGGAGGTCACTGAAAATAGAATTGGTTATGTGGCAGTTCAATTTAGCGATCGCCTGGATTCCGTACAATTACTGGGATTTGCTCGTGCCACAACTGCTGATGAATCTCTTGAAACTGTACAACTGTCTCAGCTACAGCCTTTAGAGGCTCTCATCGAGACTATTTTCCCCGTTCATAGCAACGAAGTTGTCAGTTCTAGAATGAAATCAGAACAGTTTTTCGTTAACTTGCGTCAGTGGTTTGAGGGAATTTTTAACCAAGACTGGCAGCCTGCTGAATTGGCGCTTGCGGGTAATTTTAGGCACATGACTCCTGCAACCAATTTTGTAAGTCGGGTAAAAGAAATTTATTTGGTCGATCGCCCATTACGCCTTGTCGTACAAGTGACACCTCAAGAGACTGACTCAGTTGATATTCGCTTGCGTCTTTACCCAGGGAAGAATGGAAATTATTTGCCGGAAAATTTACAGCTTGTTTTGTTTGATGAAGTAGGAAGTGCTTGTATGGAAGCACAATCTAAAAAAACTGACAGTTGGATGGAATTGGAGTTTAGTTGCCAACAAAACGAAATGTTTAGTGTCAAAGTGGTGTTAGAAGGGACAAGTTTGACTGAAAAGTTTATTGTCTGA